A single genomic interval of Metasolibacillus fluoroglycofenilyticus harbors:
- a CDS encoding alpha-ketoacid dehydrogenase subunit beta, giving the protein MAVISYIDAINLAMKEEMERDERVFVLGEDVGRKGGVFKATTGLYNQFGEYRVLDTPLAESAIAGVAIGAAMYGMRPIAEMQFADFIMPAVNQIVSEAAKIRYRSNNDWSCPLVVRAPFGGGIHGALYHSQSVEAMFANTPGLKIVIPSTPYDAKGLLKAAIRDEDPVLFFEHKRAYRLIKGEVPTDDYTLPIGKADVKREGDDITVITYGLAVHFALQAAERLAADGIEAHILDLRTVYPLDKEAIIEAASKTGKVLLVTEDNMEGSIMSEVSAIIAEHCLFELDAPIKRLAGPDVPAMPYAPTMEKFFMINPDKVEQAMRELAAF; this is encoded by the coding sequence ATGGCTGTTATTTCTTATATTGATGCAATCAATTTAGCAATGAAGGAAGAAATGGAACGCGATGAGCGTGTTTTCGTTCTAGGGGAAGACGTTGGACGAAAGGGTGGCGTATTTAAAGCAACAACAGGGCTTTACAATCAATTTGGGGAGTACCGTGTTTTAGATACACCTTTAGCAGAAAGTGCCATTGCTGGTGTAGCAATTGGAGCAGCAATGTATGGGATGCGTCCAATCGCAGAAATGCAATTTGCTGATTTCATTATGCCTGCTGTGAACCAAATTGTTTCCGAGGCAGCCAAAATTCGTTATCGCTCAAACAACGATTGGTCATGCCCACTCGTTGTGCGTGCACCATTTGGTGGCGGCATACACGGAGCACTTTATCATTCTCAGTCGGTAGAAGCGATGTTCGCCAATACACCAGGCTTAAAAATCGTTATCCCATCTACACCTTACGATGCGAAAGGTTTATTAAAGGCTGCGATTCGTGATGAGGATCCTGTGCTATTTTTCGAGCATAAGCGTGCTTATCGTTTAATTAAAGGGGAAGTGCCGACAGATGATTATACATTACCTATCGGAAAAGCTGATGTGAAGCGCGAAGGTGATGACATCACAGTAATCACTTACGGCTTAGCTGTTCATTTTGCATTGCAGGCGGCAGAGCGCTTGGCAGCAGACGGTATCGAAGCGCATATTTTAGATTTGCGCACGGTCTATCCATTAGACAAGGAAGCGATTATTGAAGCGGCAAGTAAAACAGGTAAAGTATTGCTTGTAACAGAAGATAATATGGAAGGCAGCATTATGAGTGAGGTATCAGCAATTATTGCGGAGCATTGCTTATTTGAGCTAGACGCACCGATTAAGCGCCTTGCGGGACCAGACGTTCCTGCAATGCCTTACGCGCCGACAATGGAGAAGTTTTTCATGATTAATCCTGATAAAGTTGAGCAAGCAATGCGCGAGCTTGCTGCATTTTAA
- a CDS encoding dihydrolipoamide acetyltransferase family protein: MAIQNIVMPQLGESVTEGTIERWLVKPGDKVNKYDPLAEVNTDKVNAEIPSSFAGIVGELIANEGETLPVGAIVCTIEVEGEVAAPPAEKTSNVSSAILNAGVQHKEEPQAQAKPAAQQEEKAPRDKARYSPAVLTLAAEHNIDLSLVTGSGVGGRITRKDLQAIIASGQIPTAPAQTEVASTPSAEQAPAQQQVQASAALAVPTAAGDVEIPVTAVRRAIANNMLRSKHEAPHAWMMMEVDVTNLVAYRDSIKNEFKRNEGFNLTYFAFFMKAVSQALKEFPMMNSMWAGDKIIQKKVINLSIAVATEDALFVPVIKNVDEKSVKGIAREIHELSQLVRTGKLRSEHMQGGTFTVNNTGSFGSVQSMGIINYPQAAILQVEAIVKRPVIMDGNMFAARDMVNLCLSLDHRVLDGLVCGKFLNRVKEILENVNKETMSVY; encoded by the coding sequence ATGGCTATTCAAAATATCGTAATGCCTCAGTTAGGTGAAAGTGTAACGGAGGGAACAATCGAGCGCTGGCTTGTAAAGCCTGGTGATAAAGTGAATAAGTACGATCCATTAGCAGAAGTGAATACTGACAAAGTAAATGCAGAAATTCCATCCTCATTTGCTGGTATCGTCGGCGAGTTAATTGCCAATGAGGGAGAAACATTACCTGTTGGTGCAATTGTTTGTACAATTGAGGTCGAAGGTGAGGTGGCTGCCCCACCAGCAGAAAAAACATCGAATGTTAGCTCGGCTATTTTAAATGCCGGTGTGCAGCATAAGGAGGAGCCACAAGCGCAAGCAAAGCCTGCTGCACAGCAGGAGGAAAAGGCACCGCGTGATAAAGCACGCTATTCACCTGCCGTATTAACATTAGCGGCGGAGCATAATATTGATTTATCATTAGTGACAGGCAGCGGTGTAGGCGGACGCATTACACGTAAAGATTTACAGGCAATTATTGCGTCAGGTCAAATTCCAACTGCGCCAGCGCAAACGGAAGTAGCATCAACACCATCAGCGGAGCAAGCACCTGCCCAGCAACAAGTACAAGCCTCAGCAGCACTAGCGGTTCCAACGGCTGCTGGCGATGTAGAAATTCCTGTGACGGCAGTGCGTCGTGCTATTGCAAACAATATGCTACGTAGTAAGCACGAAGCACCACACGCTTGGATGATGATGGAGGTGGACGTGACAAATTTAGTTGCGTACCGTGATTCTATTAAAAATGAGTTCAAGCGCAATGAGGGCTTTAATTTAACGTATTTTGCCTTCTTTATGAAAGCAGTGAGCCAAGCGTTGAAGGAATTCCCGATGATGAATTCAATGTGGGCTGGCGATAAAATCATCCAGAAAAAAGTTATCAATTTATCAATTGCTGTTGCAACAGAGGATGCTTTATTCGTACCGGTTATTAAAAATGTCGATGAAAAGTCGGTTAAAGGAATCGCGCGTGAAATTCACGAATTGTCTCAGCTAGTGCGTACAGGTAAGCTGCGCTCTGAGCATATGCAAGGCGGTACATTTACAGTTAATAACACAGGCTCATTCGGCTCAGTTCAATCAATGGGGATTATTAATTATCCGCAGGCAGCGATTTTGCAAGTGGAAGCAATTGTCAAGCGCCCTGTGATTATGGATGGAAATATGTTCGCTGCTCGTGATATGGTGAATTTATGTTTATCATTAGATCATCGAGTTTTAGATGGGCTTGTTTGCGGAAAATTTCTGAATAGAGTAAAAGAAATACTCGAAAATGTTAATAAAGAG
- a CDS encoding Glu/Leu/Phe/Val family dehydrogenase, whose product MEIFKYMEKYDYEQLVFCQDKESGLKAIIAIHDTTLGPALGGSRMWTYASEEDAIEDALRLARGMTYKNAAAGLNLGGGKTVIIGDPFKDKNEEMFRALGRFIQGLNGRYITAEDVGTTVTDMDLIHEETNYVTGISPAFGSSGNPSPVTAYGVYLGIKAAAKEAFGVDALEGRTIAVQGLGNVAYKLCEYLHKDGAKLVVTDINKAAVERVVEAFGATAVDPADIYKQDVDIFSPCALGAIINDETIPQLKAKVIAGSANNQLQESRHGQILHEKGIIYAPDYVINAGGVINVADELYGYNRERAMKRVETIYDSISKILTISKEQDVPTYLAANKLAEDRIARVAKSRSQFLRNEKNILNGR is encoded by the coding sequence ATGGAAATCTTTAAGTACATGGAAAAGTATGATTATGAACAACTCGTTTTTTGTCAAGACAAGGAGTCGGGCTTAAAGGCAATTATTGCAATCCATGATACGACGTTAGGACCAGCACTCGGTGGATCACGTATGTGGACGTATGCATCTGAAGAGGATGCAATTGAGGATGCGCTGCGACTAGCGCGTGGTATGACTTACAAAAATGCAGCAGCAGGCTTAAATTTAGGTGGAGGAAAAACGGTTATTATCGGCGACCCATTTAAAGATAAAAATGAGGAGATGTTCCGTGCATTAGGTCGCTTTATCCAAGGCTTAAACGGTCGTTATATTACAGCGGAAGATGTTGGGACGACAGTAACTGACATGGATTTAATTCATGAAGAAACAAATTATGTAACAGGTATTTCACCTGCATTTGGTTCATCAGGTAACCCATCTCCTGTCACTGCATATGGCGTCTACTTAGGGATTAAAGCAGCCGCGAAGGAAGCGTTTGGGGTTGATGCGCTTGAAGGGCGTACAATTGCGGTACAAGGGTTAGGAAACGTGGCGTACAAACTATGTGAGTATTTACATAAAGATGGCGCAAAATTAGTTGTTACAGATATTAATAAAGCTGCTGTTGAGCGCGTTGTAGAAGCGTTCGGTGCAACCGCAGTTGACCCAGCAGATATTTATAAACAAGATGTAGATATTTTCTCACCATGTGCATTAGGTGCTATTATTAATGATGAAACGATTCCACAACTAAAAGCAAAAGTGATTGCTGGCTCAGCGAACAATCAGCTTCAAGAGTCACGACATGGTCAAATTTTACATGAAAAAGGCATTATTTACGCACCTGATTATGTAATCAATGCTGGCGGGGTAATCAACGTAGCGGATGAACTGTACGGCTATAACCGTGAGCGTGCAATGAAGCGTGTGGAAACAATTTATGATAGCATTTCAAAAATATTAACAATTTCAAAAGAACAAGATGTACCGACATACCTAGCTGCTAATAAACTTGCAGAAGATCGTATTGCGCGTGTTGCGAAATCTCGTAGTCAGTTTTTACGCAATGAAAAAAACATTTTAAATGGTCGTTAA
- a CDS encoding glycerophosphodiester phosphodiesterase yields the protein MGMPIYAHRGASAYELENTMEAFRKALKLGANGIELDVQCSKDGQLIVFHDNNIKRLTGINRLVQDCTLAELQNYRLGKRFSRIFSAKRMPLLQDVIKWALIERVALNIELKESLTSNYDALIALLKTIELPKNSHFSSFHEQLLIMVKKYRPDIETALLVTKKFDWGKLDSLPHIDAIHAHKKYYRRSYLKACEYAGKSMRFYSITGKESFITQPHPVVVGWITDYPDIVSEKGG from the coding sequence ATGGGCATGCCAATCTACGCGCATAGAGGGGCTTCTGCGTATGAGCTTGAGAATACGATGGAGGCATTCCGAAAAGCGTTAAAGCTTGGGGCGAATGGGATTGAATTGGATGTGCAATGCTCAAAAGATGGGCAATTAATAGTTTTTCACGATAATAATATAAAGCGTTTAACAGGTATTAATCGTCTTGTGCAGGACTGTACCCTAGCAGAATTACAAAATTACCGCTTAGGTAAGCGTTTTTCACGTATTTTTTCAGCGAAACGAATGCCATTATTACAAGATGTTATTAAATGGGCACTTATTGAAAGAGTTGCCCTTAATATTGAGCTTAAAGAGTCGTTAACGAGTAATTATGATGCGCTAATTGCCTTGCTAAAAACAATTGAACTTCCTAAAAATAGTCATTTTTCATCGTTTCATGAGCAGTTACTTATTATGGTGAAAAAATATCGACCTGATATTGAAACGGCACTTTTAGTAACGAAAAAATTCGATTGGGGAAAGCTAGATAGCTTACCGCATATTGATGCCATTCATGCCCATAAAAAGTATTATAGGCGAAGTTATTTAAAAGCATGTGAATATGCAGGCAAAAGTATGCGCTTTTATAGTATAACGGGCAAGGAATCTTTTATCACGCAGCCACACCCTGTCGTTGTAGGTTGGATTACGGATTATCCGGATATTGTAAGTGAAAAAGGGGGTTAA
- a CDS encoding DUF342 domain-containing protein: protein MTIFTNDFFEMTEQNGKVFIRTIKSGFPLKDFDTILRSLPRVKLTNFAVLKNVLSTENNNAIEIGIWLPSIEIEVARDNMSASLFIYETVDTLRQNREQFVAEIERLLQEKRIIHGIQPILIDEIVPAKAYLIAQGTPAIKGEDAKTTYLEIPERKPVIREDGKADYYEMNFIFEIHEDSWLGEKIPAQPGIDGKTIYGEVIAAAPGKDASLRYDRKAAYEVEEDGKTVLRSKYAGALGQVQGQLTINHHLSVNNDVGVETGNIDFQGSLTIRGTVQSGFSVIAKGDISIESSEGLSGAKLIRSLEGDIYIRGGVFGLGETEIEAAGNIYIKHVNEANLRANGDIHIGFYALGSNLTANSILLDERKGKIIGGTAIAKDVIISAISGNHLERRTELIINTFNKKELQAIIQEKAKLLKNEQDEIVKYETQLQRILSTQSTLNSQQAAVVEQVKQKIAALKKYVSNLDYEIKVNINNLHNAGKEEIKITKEAYPGTYIQIGKKSSLLTKMTNGTFLLESGELNV from the coding sequence GTGACTATTTTTACGAATGACTTTTTTGAAATGACAGAGCAAAATGGCAAGGTATTTATTCGAACGATAAAATCTGGTTTTCCTTTAAAGGACTTTGATACTATTCTAAGATCGCTACCACGTGTCAAGCTTACTAATTTTGCTGTATTGAAAAATGTATTAAGCACAGAAAATAATAATGCTATTGAAATTGGCATATGGTTACCTAGCATTGAAATTGAGGTTGCACGTGACAACATGTCTGCCTCGCTTTTTATTTATGAGACAGTGGATACGCTACGTCAAAATAGGGAACAGTTTGTAGCAGAAATTGAAAGACTTTTACAGGAAAAAAGGATTATTCATGGTATTCAACCGATTCTAATAGATGAAATAGTTCCAGCAAAAGCATATTTAATTGCACAAGGTACACCAGCAATTAAAGGTGAGGATGCGAAAACTACATATTTAGAAATACCTGAGCGCAAACCAGTTATTCGAGAAGATGGAAAAGCTGATTACTATGAAATGAACTTTATTTTTGAAATACATGAGGATAGCTGGTTAGGTGAAAAGATACCAGCACAGCCGGGGATTGACGGAAAAACAATTTATGGCGAAGTAATAGCAGCAGCACCTGGGAAAGATGCCTCTTTGCGCTATGACCGCAAAGCCGCATATGAGGTGGAAGAGGACGGAAAAACAGTTCTGCGCTCTAAATATGCAGGGGCACTCGGTCAGGTGCAAGGTCAGCTAACGATTAATCACCATTTATCAGTTAATAATGATGTTGGTGTTGAAACAGGCAATATAGACTTCCAAGGCTCCTTAACAATTCGGGGGACGGTGCAAAGCGGCTTTTCCGTTATAGCGAAAGGTGATATTTCGATTGAGTCATCGGAAGGTCTATCTGGTGCAAAGCTGATTCGTTCATTAGAGGGTGATATATATATTCGCGGTGGTGTTTTTGGCTTGGGAGAAACAGAAATAGAGGCAGCGGGAAATATATATATTAAGCATGTGAACGAAGCGAATTTAAGGGCAAATGGTGATATTCATATTGGATTTTATGCACTAGGCTCAAATTTAACTGCAAATTCAATTTTATTAGATGAGCGTAAGGGAAAAATTATAGGTGGCACAGCGATAGCGAAAGATGTTATTATATCCGCTATTTCTGGCAATCACTTGGAGCGCCGCACAGAACTCATTATTAATACATTTAATAAAAAAGAGCTACAAGCGATAATTCAGGAAAAAGCGAAGTTATTAAAAAATGAGCAAGATGAAATAGTGAAGTATGAAACGCAATTACAAAGAATTTTATCAACGCAAAGTACATTAAACAGTCAGCAAGCCGCTGTTGTAGAGCAAGTTAAACAGAAAATTGCGGCATTAAAGAAATATGTATCTAACTTAGATTATGAAATAAAGGTCAATATTAATAATTTACACAATGCTGGAAAAGAAGAAATTAAAATTACGAAAGAAGCATACCCGGGTACCTATATTCAAATTGGTAAAAAATCTTCACTTTTAACAAAAATGACGAATGGTACATTTTTATTGGAATCAGGGGAGTTGAACGTATAG
- the lpdA gene encoding dihydrolipoyl dehydrogenase, whose protein sequence is MAQEYDVVILGGGTGGYVAAIRAAQLGLKTAIVEQAKLGGTCLHKGCIPSKALLRSAEVYRTAKDSESFGIEVEGVKLQFDKVQNRKNTIIKTLQSGIEGLMKKGKIDVYYGTGRILGPSIFSPMPGTISVELADGGENEMLVPTNVIIATGSKPAMLEGIPVDGERILNSDHALELEALPSSILIVGGGVIGIEWASMLCDFGVDVTVLEYGERILPTEDADIAKEMTKALTKRGVQIVVNARMQTDTLSVGEQVSIAATSGDKTETYSAEKMLVSVGRTANSEGIGLENTEIVTERSYIQVNDNYQTKESHIYAIGDVIGGMQLAHVASHEGIIAVEHIARHKTTAIHYPNVARCIYSYPEASSVGLTEAQAKEQGFEVKVAKFPFKAIGKALVHGDAEGFVKMIADSKTNDLLGVHMIGPHVTDMISESALALLLDASPWEISQTIHPHPSLSEIIGEAALAVEGKAIHF, encoded by the coding sequence ATGGCACAGGAGTATGATGTTGTCATTTTAGGTGGAGGAACTGGTGGCTATGTTGCTGCGATTCGTGCAGCACAGCTCGGTTTAAAAACAGCGATTGTTGAGCAGGCAAAGCTGGGTGGTACGTGCCTACATAAAGGCTGTATCCCAAGTAAGGCATTATTAAGAAGCGCTGAAGTTTATCGTACGGCAAAGGATAGCGAATCCTTTGGTATCGAGGTTGAGGGCGTAAAGCTACAATTTGATAAAGTACAAAATCGAAAAAATACGATTATTAAAACATTGCAATCGGGTATTGAAGGCTTAATGAAAAAAGGAAAAATAGATGTTTATTATGGCACAGGTCGCATATTAGGCCCTTCTATATTTTCTCCGATGCCTGGAACGATTTCTGTTGAGCTAGCTGACGGTGGCGAAAACGAAATGCTCGTACCAACAAATGTGATTATCGCAACCGGCTCAAAGCCAGCAATGTTGGAAGGGATTCCTGTTGACGGAGAGCGTATATTAAATTCTGACCATGCGCTAGAGCTTGAGGCACTGCCTTCTTCTATATTAATTGTCGGTGGTGGCGTAATAGGTATCGAATGGGCATCAATGCTTTGTGATTTCGGTGTCGATGTAACTGTTTTAGAGTACGGGGAACGAATTTTACCAACAGAGGATGCTGATATAGCCAAAGAAATGACGAAGGCGCTGACAAAGCGAGGCGTTCAAATCGTTGTCAATGCCCGCATGCAGACAGATACATTATCGGTAGGTGAGCAAGTGTCAATTGCAGCAACTTCAGGTGATAAGACAGAGACGTACAGCGCTGAAAAAATGCTAGTAAGTGTAGGGCGTACAGCGAATAGTGAAGGAATTGGCTTAGAAAACACAGAAATCGTAACAGAGCGCTCTTATATACAAGTAAATGACAACTACCAAACGAAGGAAAGTCATATTTATGCAATTGGCGATGTGATTGGTGGAATGCAGCTTGCACATGTTGCATCACACGAAGGCATCATTGCGGTAGAGCATATTGCAAGACATAAGACGACTGCAATCCATTATCCAAATGTTGCGCGTTGCATTTACTCTTACCCTGAAGCGTCAAGTGTTGGTTTAACAGAGGCACAGGCGAAGGAGCAGGGCTTTGAAGTAAAAGTGGCAAAATTCCCATTCAAAGCAATTGGCAAAGCACTTGTGCACGGGGATGCTGAAGGCTTTGTAAAAATGATTGCGGATAGCAAAACAAATGATTTATTAGGTGTCCATATGATTGGTCCACATGTGACGGATATGATTTCAGAATCTGCGCTTGCTTTATTGCTTGATGCAAGCCCTTGGGAAATCTCACAAACGATTCATCCGCATCCATCATTAAGTGAAATTATCGGTGAAGCTGCATTAGCAGTGGAAGGGAAAGCCATTCATTTCTAA
- a CDS encoding thiamine pyrophosphate-dependent dehydrogenase E1 component subunit alpha, producing MLKHEDLGLTNEDVLKMYETMLLARRIDERMWLLNRAGKIPFVISCQGQEAAQVGAAFALDNTKDYIAPYYRDMGVVLHFGMTAKDLMLSAFAKAEDPNSGGRQMPGHFGQKKNRILTGSSPVTTQVPHAVGVALAGKIQEKDFITFVTLGEGSSNQGDFHEGANFAGVHKLPVIIMVENNQYAISVPVERQLGCAKVSDRGIGYGMPGVTVDGKNPLEVYKVIKEAADRARRGEGPSLIEAVTYRLTAHSSDDDDRQYRTAEDIAEGKANDPLLLFENYLLEMGVATTETFEELNAKVAVIVNEATDYAEAAPYAKPEHALKYVYAEEGGE from the coding sequence ATGTTAAAACACGAAGACCTTGGATTAACAAATGAAGATGTACTTAAAATGTACGAAACAATGCTTTTGGCAAGACGTATTGATGAGCGTATGTGGCTATTAAACCGCGCAGGGAAAATACCTTTTGTTATTTCCTGTCAAGGACAAGAGGCAGCTCAAGTTGGAGCAGCATTTGCTTTAGATAATACAAAAGATTATATTGCGCCGTATTATCGTGATATGGGCGTTGTATTACATTTTGGAATGACGGCAAAGGATTTAATGCTATCAGCATTTGCTAAGGCGGAAGACCCAAACTCTGGCGGTCGCCAAATGCCGGGGCATTTCGGCCAAAAGAAAAATCGTATTTTAACAGGTTCTTCCCCTGTAACGACACAGGTGCCGCACGCGGTAGGTGTAGCGCTTGCAGGGAAAATTCAAGAGAAAGACTTCATCACATTCGTTACGCTAGGAGAAGGCTCATCCAACCAGGGTGACTTCCATGAAGGAGCTAACTTTGCAGGCGTGCATAAGCTACCAGTTATTATTATGGTAGAAAATAACCAATATGCGATTTCAGTACCTGTTGAGCGCCAACTTGGCTGTGCCAAAGTGTCTGATCGCGGTATCGGCTATGGTATGCCGGGTGTTACAGTTGACGGAAAAAATCCGCTTGAAGTTTATAAAGTTATTAAAGAGGCGGCAGACCGTGCAAGACGTGGGGAAGGTCCAAGCTTAATTGAAGCGGTGACATATCGCTTAACAGCACACTCCTCGGATGATGATGACCGCCAATATCGAACGGCAGAAGATATTGCAGAAGGCAAGGCAAACGACCCGTTACTACTATTTGAAAACTATTTACTTGAAATGGGTGTGGCGACAACTGAAACATTTGAGGAATTAAACGCCAAAGTAGCGGTAATTGTGAATGAAGCAACAGATTACGCGGAGGCGGCACCGTATGCGAAGCCAGAGCACGCATTGAAATATGTTTATGCTGAGGAGGGTGGCGAATAA
- a CDS encoding SpoIVB peptidase S55 domain-containing protein has translation MCHLRNLLLVVFFILIPIQVSAKELIPMGQSIGIQLKLPFVYVSHDILLPNGEWLKQGDKVLAIDGKEINQLGQLTEVKEQAELRIERANKEKVLQLSSEEINNMMPFLKDETDGIGTLTFLDPTTNEYGALGHQIVDSALTMPPPFTTGAIFLASITQVKKSEPGQPGYKISIVNKEQKRLGNVLFNNVYGVFGEWEQGLQKSLRQPIEIMHESEIKRGEAQLLTAIEGEKVEAFTITIDKIDGANIVFRVTDPKLLRKTGGILQGMSGSPIIQNDRFVGAVTHMFVEHPAKGAALSIGEMLKKSPK, from the coding sequence ATGTGCCATTTGCGTAATCTTTTGTTAGTTGTTTTTTTTATTTTAATACCTATACAAGTATCAGCAAAAGAGCTAATACCTATGGGGCAATCAATTGGTATTCAGTTAAAATTACCATTTGTTTATGTATCACATGATATACTTTTACCAAATGGCGAATGGCTTAAACAAGGTGATAAGGTGCTCGCGATTGATGGAAAAGAAATCAATCAGCTTGGTCAACTTACTGAGGTTAAGGAGCAAGCAGAGCTACGTATCGAACGTGCCAATAAAGAAAAAGTTTTACAATTATCAAGTGAAGAAATAAACAATATGATGCCCTTTTTAAAAGATGAAACAGATGGCATTGGAACACTCACATTTCTTGATCCTACAACGAATGAATACGGAGCACTTGGACATCAAATTGTAGATAGTGCTCTTACAATGCCACCTCCATTTACTACTGGTGCCATTTTTTTAGCCTCCATTACCCAAGTGAAAAAAAGTGAGCCTGGTCAACCTGGCTATAAAATTTCCATTGTCAACAAAGAACAGAAGCGTTTAGGAAATGTTTTATTTAACAATGTCTACGGTGTATTTGGTGAATGGGAGCAAGGTTTACAAAAAAGTTTGCGACAACCGATTGAAATTATGCATGAATCGGAAATAAAACGTGGTGAGGCACAATTGTTAACAGCAATTGAGGGAGAAAAAGTTGAAGCTTTTACCATTACAATTGATAAAATTGATGGAGCGAATATTGTGTTTCGTGTGACAGATCCTAAATTGCTTCGCAAAACAGGTGGTATTTTGCAAGGTATGAGCGGCAGTCCAATTATTCAAAATGACCGTTTTGTAGGAGCGGTAACGCATATGTTTGTCGAACATCCTGCAAAAGGAGCAGCTTTGTCGATTGGTGAAATGCTAAAAAAATCTCCGAAATAA
- a CDS encoding DUF2627 domain-containing protein — translation MARMAAFIVLLIPGLMAAAGIKLMRDTLFGVLISPIPWIWLQFVIGIALFLIGFGFFAGFLLHRDRKKGKVSERWQK, via the coding sequence ATGGCTCGAATGGCTGCATTTATTGTGCTACTAATTCCTGGATTAATGGCAGCTGCTGGAATAAAATTGATGCGCGATACATTATTTGGTGTGTTAATATCTCCAATTCCTTGGATTTGGCTTCAATTTGTTATTGGCATTGCTTTATTTTTAATAGGCTTCGGCTTTTTTGCAGGCTTCTTACTACACCGTGACCGTAAAAAAGGAAAAGTATCTGAGCGCTGGCAAAAGTAA
- the spo0A gene encoding sporulation transcription factor Spo0A — MSKVKIAIADDNRDLLKAMETYFTNHPNIELIATAQNGKVCIKMLEEEQPDVLLLDIIMPHLDGLAVLETLYNDERLADMQVIMLTAFGQEDVMKQAVNYGASYFMLKPFEFEQLEQKILQCAKHIPEPTKQQRTSVLQPKEAKKVDQRQLDTTITAIIKEIGVPAHIKGYVYLREAIQMVYYDIELLSSVTKILYPDIAQKFNTTPSRVERAIRHAIEVAWNRGNYESISEMFGYTVHHLKSKPTNSEFIAMIADKIRIEIVAS; from the coding sequence ATGTCAAAAGTAAAAATAGCAATTGCAGATGACAATCGAGATTTGTTGAAAGCGATGGAAACATATTTCACAAATCATCCTAATATCGAATTAATTGCGACTGCACAAAATGGTAAAGTATGTATTAAAATGCTAGAAGAGGAGCAACCAGATGTATTGCTGCTCGATATAATTATGCCTCATCTTGATGGCTTAGCTGTGCTAGAAACACTGTATAATGATGAGCGTTTAGCTGATATGCAAGTAATTATGCTGACTGCCTTTGGGCAAGAAGATGTGATGAAGCAAGCTGTTAATTATGGTGCTTCCTACTTTATGCTAAAGCCTTTTGAATTTGAGCAACTAGAACAAAAAATCCTGCAATGCGCGAAGCACATACCTGAGCCGACAAAGCAGCAACGCACAAGTGTATTACAGCCTAAAGAGGCAAAAAAAGTAGACCAGCGTCAGCTTGATACGACAATTACTGCAATTATTAAGGAAATTGGTGTACCTGCACATATTAAAGGCTATGTATATTTACGTGAAGCCATTCAAATGGTTTATTACGATATTGAGCTCCTAAGCTCTGTAACTAAAATTTTGTATCCAGATATCGCACAAAAATTCAATACAACGCCTTCGCGCGTAGAGCGTGCCATTCGCCATGCGATTGAAGTGGCGTGGAACAGAGGCAATTACGAATCGATTTCCGAAATGTTTGGCTACACGGTTCACCATTTAAAATCAAAGCCAACAAACTCGGAATTTATTGCAATGATTGCTGATAAAATTCGCATTGAAATTGTGGCGAGTTAA